In Paenibacillus sonchi, a single genomic region encodes these proteins:
- a CDS encoding glycerophosphodiester phosphodiesterase — protein MEAEGRKPFPFITAHTGCMETLDNTLDAVRMGIELGADIVEDDVRVTKDGIAILAHDDIWTTAAGRSISISETNFTELKNVEVAVDYAGKQGSMTFSTLEEMLRLIKPTGTIANLDLKVDEAVDAAAELVHSLGMLEQVFLSGCERERALLAQRRQPQLRKLLNADIRLFRTLPYEFAVEQTCREALEASCFGINIYHEVVTPWFMERARASGLPVYVWTVNETQLMEHYADLGVASITARNVQALADLKQARANEA, from the coding sequence ATGGAGGCAGAAGGAAGGAAACCCTTCCCGTTCATAACAGCGCATACCGGCTGCATGGAGACGCTGGACAATACCCTGGACGCCGTGCGGATGGGGATTGAGCTTGGAGCGGATATCGTTGAGGACGATGTACGGGTGACGAAAGACGGAATTGCCATACTGGCCCATGATGATATCTGGACCACGGCAGCGGGGCGGAGCATCAGCATCTCAGAGACGAATTTTACCGAGCTGAAAAATGTGGAGGTCGCAGTAGATTATGCCGGCAAGCAGGGCAGCATGACCTTCAGCACGCTGGAAGAGATGCTGCGGCTAATCAAGCCGACCGGAACCATTGCCAATCTCGATCTGAAAGTGGATGAAGCCGTGGACGCTGCTGCAGAACTGGTCCATAGCTTAGGCATGCTGGAACAGGTCTTTCTGTCAGGCTGCGAAAGGGAGCGTGCCCTGTTGGCACAGCGCAGACAGCCTCAGCTCAGAAAGCTGCTTAATGCAGACATCCGGCTTTTCAGAACCTTGCCTTATGAGTTTGCGGTGGAACAGACCTGCCGGGAGGCACTGGAGGCTTCCTGTTTTGGAATCAACATTTATCATGAAGTTGTGACTCCCTGGTTTATGGAGCGCGCCCGTGCTTCCGGGCTGCCCGTGTATGTCTGGACCGTGAACGAAACGCAGCTTATGGAGCATTACGCCGATCTTGGCGTTGCCTCCATTACGGCCCGGAATGTGCAGGCATTGGCAGACTTGAAGCAGGCGAGGGCCAATGAAGCATGA
- a CDS encoding VOC family protein, protein MTLQLNPFILLDGHAQQAIEFYQEVLGAKLLFKQTAGEGPQKPDAPMSEEAKARIAHSVLRVGETDFFVADLEEGQALLPGNGINICITADNTAEAEQLYHSLQKGGQVEIELGPTYFSPAYGMVTDKFGVAFQVVAKRGR, encoded by the coding sequence ATGACATTACAGCTGAACCCTTTTATACTGCTCGACGGCCATGCACAGCAGGCGATTGAATTTTATCAGGAGGTGCTGGGAGCGAAGCTGCTCTTCAAGCAAACCGCCGGAGAAGGGCCGCAGAAGCCCGATGCACCGATGTCAGAGGAAGCCAAGGCACGCATTGCCCATTCTGTGCTGCGTGTGGGGGAAACGGATTTCTTTGTGGCTGATCTGGAGGAGGGACAGGCGCTGCTTCCGGGCAATGGCATCAACATCTGCATCACGGCTGACAATACCGCAGAGGCTGAGCAGCTGTACCACTCTTTACAAAAAGGCGGTCAAGTCGAGATCGAGCTGGGTCCCACATACTTCAGCCCCGCTTACGGCATGGTCACCGACAAGTTCGGGGTAGCCTTTCAGGTAGTCGCGAAGCGGGGAAGATGA
- a CDS encoding helix-turn-helix transcriptional regulator has translation MSKSKRLLDLMMTVNRKRKFTVKELAGEFGVSPRTILRDLQELGELGVPLYSEVGPHGGYQVLNERILPPIAFTEEEAVAIFFASHALRHYNYLPFKEESVAALQKFYHYMSGDVRDRIDEMKHRIDFVTPARQAEFPYLAILLEAATGQKVLQIDYETKGKRMDRAIQPIGIYASNGLWYCPAYCFLRGGIRVFRCDRMHAVKVDTAGLAPLDLRHVHLGNREAYDHVQQGAEQEGQKEPGQVADERQGRVPTNDKELSRLYIELTKEGVQACEAELWSASLLHIREDGTGWLEGDVPREDLPFFARFVIGLCNEAEVQEPQELAGRIRELLAEMLVKYS, from the coding sequence ATGTCAAAATCCAAACGGCTGCTGGATCTGATGATGACCGTCAACCGCAAGCGAAAGTTCACTGTAAAAGAGCTGGCAGGGGAGTTCGGCGTGTCCCCGCGGACCATCCTCAGGGATTTGCAGGAGCTTGGGGAGCTGGGTGTTCCGCTCTATTCCGAAGTGGGGCCGCATGGCGGCTACCAGGTGTTGAACGAAAGAATCCTCCCGCCGATTGCGTTTACGGAGGAGGAAGCGGTGGCGATCTTTTTTGCCAGCCATGCCTTGCGCCACTACAACTACCTGCCCTTCAAGGAAGAGTCTGTAGCCGCATTGCAGAAGTTTTATCATTATATGTCCGGGGATGTCCGCGACCGTATTGACGAGATGAAGCACCGGATTGATTTCGTAACCCCCGCCAGACAGGCAGAGTTTCCATATCTCGCTATTCTGCTGGAAGCCGCCACAGGACAGAAAGTGCTGCAGATTGATTATGAAACGAAAGGCAAACGTATGGACCGGGCCATCCAGCCGATCGGTATTTATGCCAGCAATGGGCTGTGGTATTGCCCGGCCTATTGTTTCCTGCGGGGCGGCATCCGCGTGTTCCGCTGCGACCGGATGCATGCGGTGAAGGTTGACACCGCAGGTCTTGCGCCGCTGGATCTGCGGCATGTGCATCTGGGGAACAGGGAAGCTTACGATCATGTCCAGCAGGGAGCTGAACAAGAAGGGCAGAAGGAACCTGGGCAGGTAGCAGACGAGAGGCAGGGGCGGGTGCCAACCAATGACAAGGAACTGTCCCGGTTGTATATTGAGCTGACCAAGGAGGGGGTTCAGGCATGCGAGGCCGAGCTCTGGTCAGCGTCCTTGCTGCATATCCGCGAAGACGGCACCGGCTGGCTGGAAGGCGATGTCCCTCGCGAAGACCTGCCATTCTTCGCCCGGTTCGTGATTGGCCTATGTAACGAGGCTGAGGTACAGGAGCCGCAGGAACTGGCCGGGAGGATTAGGGAGCTGCTTGCTGAAATGCTGGTGAAATACAGTTAA
- a CDS encoding MerR family transcriptional regulator — translation MSHKQHYTIGQIAKETNLSIHTLRYYEKEGIVPFVKRNDSGLRVYEDEHIEWFKFICCLRQTGMSIAQLKEFAALSLEGDGTIDERIHLLGQQRSAIESQVDTLMSYIEMINFKINMYANQKAEQAD, via the coding sequence ATGAGCCACAAGCAGCATTACACCATTGGACAGATAGCCAAAGAGACAAACTTATCGATTCACACGTTAAGGTACTATGAAAAAGAAGGAATTGTGCCGTTCGTGAAACGGAACGACAGCGGCTTGCGCGTCTATGAAGACGAGCATATCGAATGGTTCAAATTTATCTGCTGCCTTCGCCAGACAGGGATGTCGATTGCCCAGTTGAAAGAATTCGCCGCCCTCTCCCTGGAGGGAGACGGAACAATTGATGAGCGCATCCATCTCCTTGGTCAGCAGCGCAGTGCAATAGAATCACAGGTGGATACACTAATGTCTTATATAGAGATGATTAATTTCAAAATCAACATGTATGCGAATCAAAAGGCCGAGCAGGCCGATTAA
- a CDS encoding MFS transporter: MNSVRFKGLALFILAISQLVMALDYTIIFVAMPSLGNALGFSANHLQWVVSAYSLAFGGFLLIGGRLSDLMGRRRMFMIAMALFGLGSLLGGLAESQLILILARGLQGLGGALLSPATLSLIMSNFHEGSERNRAMGIWASMGGVGMSLGLLLGGVLTSYVGWEATFFVNVPIALIVILLAPVVLTESKVSTGTKHYDAAGTVSVTAGMLLIVYYLIQSPVEGWLSLSTLPFVLIGATLLLAFVVIEKRTREPLLSFRLFRNRNLTGAALTAFLFSASFGTLYYFLTLYTQGVLHYSAIQSGFSFLPLTLSAFLGARLINKMLTRAGVAGTVATGMGLGIIGFLLLTQLSETGSAWEIIPGTIIIGIGQALVFTTMFIAGSTGIDPKEQGVASAVISTGQQIGGAIGLAVIMAFITASLGSDATLETMVPADLNQAIHTAFILSAVITLLGIIVALLTLKQKKPDMENITVTASH, from the coding sequence ATGAATTCTGTCAGATTTAAAGGATTGGCCTTATTTATTCTTGCCATCTCACAGTTAGTCATGGCTCTTGATTATACAATCATTTTTGTGGCAATGCCTTCACTTGGCAACGCACTTGGATTCTCGGCGAACCATTTGCAATGGGTGGTCAGTGCGTATTCACTTGCCTTTGGCGGATTTCTTCTCATTGGCGGCCGTTTATCGGATCTTATGGGCAGAAGGCGGATGTTTATGATTGCTATGGCTCTCTTCGGGCTAGGTTCATTACTTGGAGGCCTGGCTGAATCTCAGCTTATACTGATCCTGGCAAGAGGACTGCAGGGCCTTGGCGGAGCACTGTTATCTCCGGCAACACTGTCGCTGATCATGTCCAATTTTCACGAGGGAAGCGAGCGTAACCGTGCAATGGGAATCTGGGCATCCATGGGCGGTGTGGGGATGTCTCTGGGCTTACTTCTCGGTGGCGTCTTAACCAGCTACGTGGGATGGGAAGCCACATTCTTTGTCAATGTACCCATCGCTCTGATCGTCATTCTTCTTGCACCAGTGGTCCTCACTGAAAGCAAGGTTTCCACCGGGACCAAGCATTATGACGCTGCGGGCACAGTCTCAGTGACGGCAGGCATGCTGCTCATCGTGTATTATCTGATACAGTCTCCGGTAGAAGGCTGGCTAAGCCTTAGTACGCTGCCGTTTGTTCTTATAGGCGCTACCCTTCTTCTGGCCTTTGTTGTCATTGAAAAACGCACCAGGGAACCGCTGCTTTCCTTTCGCTTATTCCGCAATCGCAATCTGACCGGAGCAGCGTTAACCGCCTTTTTATTCTCAGCATCGTTCGGCACGCTGTATTACTTCCTGACGCTGTATACGCAAGGTGTTCTGCATTATTCCGCCATACAATCCGGCTTCAGCTTCCTGCCGCTGACACTCAGCGCCTTCCTGGGTGCCCGGCTGATTAATAAAATGCTGACGCGTGCAGGTGTGGCAGGTACGGTAGCAACCGGGATGGGGCTGGGGATTATCGGTTTCCTGCTGCTTACCCAGCTATCTGAAACCGGCTCTGCCTGGGAAATCATTCCCGGCACGATTATCATTGGCATAGGCCAAGCGCTTGTGTTCACGACGATGTTCATCGCAGGCAGTACAGGAATTGATCCTAAAGAACAGGGTGTAGCTTCCGCGGTCATTTCAACCGGCCAGCAAATTGGCGGTGCCATTGGTCTCGCTGTCATTATGGCGTTCATTACTGCAAGTCTGGGTTCGGACGCTACGTTGGAAACCATGGTTCCTGCAGATCTCAACCAGGCAATCCACACCGCTTTTATCCTCTCGGCTGTTATTACACTGCTGGGGATCATCGTTGCCTTGCTTACCCTCAAGCAAAAAAAACCTGATATGGAAAATATCACTGTAACGGCTTCCCATTAA
- a CDS encoding TetR/AcrR family transcriptional regulator: protein MARSKEFDTTLVLHRAMEVFGHYGYEGTSLQILLDGLGIARQSLYDTYGTKRDLFVKAVRHYVDEKSSAVVTYLERTESVKKSISDIFHEIVATLQDEERRKECFILYSAIDQVPHDPEIAALFEQDRVRLENALYQALVRAQNQGELSPDQDVRALARYLYHARYALTQAAKLTNDPKTLEEITAVTLTVLETH, encoded by the coding sequence ATGGCAAGAAGCAAGGAATTTGACACGACTCTTGTACTGCATAGGGCGATGGAAGTATTCGGACACTATGGCTACGAGGGGACATCATTGCAGATTTTACTCGATGGACTGGGTATAGCCCGCCAAAGTCTGTACGACACCTACGGTACGAAGCGGGATCTCTTTGTTAAAGCGGTAAGGCATTATGTTGATGAAAAATCTTCTGCTGTCGTCACCTACTTAGAGCGAACAGAATCTGTAAAAAAGTCGATTTCCGATATTTTTCATGAAATTGTTGCGACACTACAAGATGAAGAGCGGCGCAAGGAATGCTTTATTTTATATAGTGCGATTGATCAGGTTCCTCATGATCCCGAGATCGCAGCACTTTTTGAACAAGACCGGGTTCGATTGGAAAATGCGCTATACCAGGCTTTAGTCCGTGCCCAAAATCAAGGCGAGCTGAGTCCAGATCAGGATGTGCGTGCACTTGCGCGATATTTGTATCATGCACGGTATGCGTTGACACAAGCGGCCAAACTGACGAATGATCCTAAGACCTTGGAAGAAATTACAGCGGTAACCTTAACTGTGCTTGAGACCCATTGA
- a CDS encoding PLP-dependent aminotransferase family protein produces MLLVPNLSDTDRVPYYIQLYDYFKKAIISGSLPTGTRLPSIRILAAQLQLSTTPVELAYQQLLSEGFIVSKPRSGYYVQQVHGLGGAAAEPDRSPLTLRPITPRDSRTYPYDFHISRNDFSLFPDKIWRSLYQEQLANPDLLQYGDPQGEPALRESIAAHLRQFRGLRCTAEQVVVGGDQYTLCSLLALLLQEKAMKLAIENPGYHLLPAAFQRHGFQILPLQLQEDGLNVTQLYASGANAVYLSPSHQFPRGMVMPIAKRLALLDWARTNSGYIIEDDYDGEFRYHGRPIPALQGLLEDSPVIYMCSFAQSLAPALCVHYMVLPKPLVPDYHRLKSELYLEHSASRLNQIALHYFMERGHFAKHLRRMRLVYQRKHDLLLSAIQRNFGETAAVHGQGAGFHILLTLHSGGSARQLAEKAAAAGIRVTPMSYTWWSRPEHDAPEFILGFGGIAGERIEEGIRRLAGVWNC; encoded by the coding sequence ATGCTGCTTGTCCCGAATCTTAGCGACACTGACAGAGTGCCTTACTACATACAGCTATATGACTATTTCAAAAAAGCGATCATCAGCGGCTCGCTCCCAACGGGCACCCGTCTGCCCTCCATCCGGATCCTGGCCGCCCAGCTTCAGCTAAGCACCACTCCGGTAGAACTGGCCTACCAGCAGCTGCTGTCCGAGGGGTTCATCGTGAGCAAGCCGCGCAGCGGATATTATGTACAGCAGGTGCATGGGCTGGGCGGAGCCGCAGCAGAGCCAGACCGCTCACCGCTTACGCTCCGGCCCATTACCCCGCGAGATTCCAGGACCTACCCGTATGATTTCCATATTTCGCGAAACGACTTCTCCCTCTTTCCAGATAAAATATGGCGCAGCCTCTATCAGGAGCAGCTGGCCAATCCCGATCTGCTGCAATATGGCGATCCGCAGGGGGAACCTGCCTTGCGGGAGAGCATCGCCGCCCATTTGCGGCAGTTCCGCGGGCTGCGCTGCACAGCAGAGCAGGTTGTGGTTGGCGGCGACCAGTATACGCTATGCTCGCTTCTGGCACTCCTGCTTCAGGAGAAGGCGATGAAGCTTGCGATTGAAAATCCGGGATACCACCTGCTTCCTGCGGCATTCCAGCGGCATGGCTTTCAGATTTTGCCCCTTCAACTGCAGGAAGACGGGCTTAACGTAACGCAGCTATACGCAAGCGGAGCTAATGCCGTATACCTCTCGCCTTCCCACCAGTTCCCCCGGGGGATGGTGATGCCCATTGCGAAGCGGCTGGCGCTCCTGGATTGGGCCCGGACGAACAGCGGCTATATTATAGAGGATGATTATGACGGTGAGTTCCGCTATCATGGACGGCCGATTCCCGCCCTGCAGGGACTCTTGGAAGACAGTCCGGTGATCTATATGTGCAGCTTCGCCCAATCGCTGGCCCCGGCGCTGTGTGTTCATTACATGGTGCTGCCCAAGCCGCTTGTCCCGGACTATCACCGCCTGAAAAGCGAGCTGTACCTGGAGCATTCCGCCTCCCGTCTGAATCAGATTGCGCTGCATTATTTCATGGAGAGGGGGCACTTTGCGAAGCATTTGCGGAGAATGCGTCTGGTCTACCAGAGGAAACATGATCTGCTTCTGAGCGCGATCCAGCGGAATTTCGGGGAAACCGCAGCGGTACACGGTCAAGGGGCAGGATTCCACATTCTGCTCACCCTTCACAGCGGCGGCAGTGCCCGCCAGCTCGCAGAAAAGGCCGCAGCGGCAGGTATCCGTGTTACGCCCATGTCCTATACATGGTGGAGCAGGCCAGAGCATGATGCGCCGGAATTTATTCTGGGCTTCGGCGGCATTGCCGGGGAGAGGATTGAGGAGGGCATCCGGCGCCTGGCCGGGGTGTGGAATTGTTAA